The DNA window GAAGCACATTCTCCAAATTTGCATGTAGGTGTTTCTGGGGAAGATGTAAAAGAGCTTCAACTTAAATTGAAAAAACTAGGTTATTTCAATACAACTGCTACAGGCTATTATGGTCCCATCACGGAAAAAGCAGTTATCCAGTTTCAACGTGATTTTAATGTAGTGGATACAGGTTTTACCGGTCCATTAACACGTGGGAGACTTGCAGAAGTTGATATGATGGCTCATGTTGTCAATGGAGAAGCGCGAGGAGAAAGCTATACAGGACAAGTAGCAGTAGCGGCTGTCATTTTGAACCGTATCGAATCGTCTAAATTTCCAAACAGTACATACAATGTTATTTTTCAGCGTAATGCATTTACTGCAGTAAATGACGGACAATACAATTACGAGCCGAATGCTTCGGCTTATCAAGCTGTAAAAGCTGCTTTTAAAGGGTCAGACCCTTCTCTTGGAGCGACTTATTACTACAATCCAAGAGGCGTTACAGATACTTGGATTTTCTCACGTACAACAATTACAAAAATCGGCAAACATGTATTTGCAAAATAACTTCTTGAATCGTCCTGTTTTTAAAGGACGATTCTTTTAATACGTGAATAGTAGTAAGGAATAAGGTTATACTGAAACAGAATAAGGAAAGGTGGAATAATAATGACTGAAAATAATGCGCAGCAATTGCCGCCAAAAACATGT is part of the Planococcus sp. PAMC 21323 genome and encodes:
- a CDS encoding cell wall hydrolase, which gives rise to MKKFKVLLFALFTILFLGFSQTSAEAHSPNLHVGVSGEDVKELQLKLKKLGYFNTTATGYYGPITEKAVIQFQRDFNVVDTGFTGPLTRGRLAEVDMMAHVVNGEARGESYTGQVAVAAVILNRIESSKFPNSTYNVIFQRNAFTAVNDGQYNYEPNASAYQAVKAAFKGSDPSLGATYYYNPRGVTDTWIFSRTTITKIGKHVFAK